From a single Myxocyprinus asiaticus isolate MX2 ecotype Aquarium Trade chromosome 33, UBuf_Myxa_2, whole genome shotgun sequence genomic region:
- the gabrd gene encoding gamma-aminobutyric acid receptor subunit delta isoform X2 produces the protein MAIEVASIDHISEANMEYTMTVFLRQSWRDDRLSYNHTNKTLGLDSRFVDKLWLPDTFIVNAKYAWFHDVTVENKLIRLQPDGVILYSSRITSTVACDMDLTKYPMDEQECMLDLESYGYSSEDIVYHWSDSQKLIHGLDKLELSQFTITDYRFITEMMNFKSAGRFPRLSLRFQLRRNRGVYIIQSYMPSILLVAMSWVSFWISQSAVPARVTLGITTVLTMTTLMVSARSSLPRASAIKALDVYFWICYVFVFAALIEYAFAHYNADYSKKEKAKVKTSKSSESMVKNGKQSMVLFSLSVAGMNQDLVISNRQNRAQRSTETPAEAPEESEVRAAQSRRAQKENSEEKKCCKCKPIDADTIDIYARAVFPFTFAVVNVIYWVAYTM, from the exons ATGGCTATTGAAGTAGCCAGCATTGATCATATCTCAGAGGCCAACATG GAGTACACCATGACAGTATTTCTGCGTCAGAGCTGGAGAGACGATCGTCTTTCCTACAACCACACAAACAAAACTCTGGGTCTGGACAGCCGCTTTGTAGATAAACTCTGGTTACCAGACACATTCATCGTGAATGCCAAATACGCCTGGTTTCACGATGTCACAGTGGAGAACAAACTCATACGGCTGCAGCCTGATGGAGTCATTCTGTACAGCAGccg aattacatCTACAGTGGCCTGTGACATGGACCTTACCAAGTATCCCATGGATGAACAGGAATGCATGCTGGACCTGGAGAGCT ATGGCTACTCTTCAGAGGACATCGTATATCACTGGTCAGACAGTCAGAAACTTATCCACGGCCTGGACAAACTGGAGCTGTCGCAGTTCACCATCACAGATTACCGCTTCATCACAGAGATGATGAACTTCAAATCCG CGGGGCGATTTCCACGTCTCAGCTTACGTTTCCAGCTGAGGCGTAACCGAGGAGTTTACATCATCCAGTCCTACATGCCCTCCATCCTATTGGTTGCCATGTCATGGGTCTCTTTCTGGATCAGCCAATCAGCTGTGCCTGCAAGAGTGACTTTAG GTATCACCACAGTGCTCACCATGACAACGCTGATGGTCAGCGCTCGTTCGTCGTTGCCACGTGCCTCTGCAATCAAAGCTCTGGACGTGTATTTCTGGATCTGCTATGTCTTTGTATTTGCTGCCTTGATCGAGTATGCTTTTGCTCACTATAATGCAGACTACAGCAAGAAGGAGAAAGCCAAGGTCAAGACAAGCAAGAGTTCAGAG TCTATGGTGAAGAATGGAAAGCAGTCCATGGTTCTGTTCTCTTTGTCTGTGGCTGGCATGAACCAGGACCTTGTGATCTCAAACAGGCAGAATCGAGCCCAGCGCTCCACCGAGACTCCTGCAGAAGCGCCGGAGGAGAGTGAGGTGCGTGCCGCTCAGTCCCGTCGAGCTCAGAAGGAAAACAGCGAGGAGAAGAAATGCTGCAAGTGTAAACCCATCGATGCGGACACCATCGATATCTACGCTCGCGCTGTCTTCCCCTTCACCTTCGCTGTGGTCAATGTCATCTACTGGGTGGCATACACAATGTGA